One Rosa chinensis cultivar Old Blush chromosome 5, RchiOBHm-V2, whole genome shotgun sequence genomic region harbors:
- the LOC112167712 gene encoding uncharacterized membrane protein YuiD, which yields MDEVITAADASINGSKSSIIPYNLPLLSAFLSCALAQFLKLFTTWYKEKRWDSRRMLSSGGMPSSHSSTVTALAVAIGFQDGTGGSTFAIAVVLACVVMYDATGVRLHAGRQAELLNQIVCELPPEHPVSSVRPLRDSLGHTPLQVLAGAALGCIVAYLMSSS from the exons ATGGACGAGGTGATCACAGCTGCTGATGCTTCCATCAATGGATCCAAGTCCTCTATCATTCCATACAACCTCCCTCTCCTCTCCGCCTTCCTCTCTTGCGCTCTCGCCCAGTTCCTCAAGCTTTTCACCACCTG gtacaaagagaaaagatggGACTCTAGAAGGATGCTTAGCTCTGGAGGAATGCCGTCGTCGCATTCGTCCACTGTGACGGCACTTGCAGTTGCTATTGGTTTCCAGGACGGAACCGGAGGGTCGACATTTGCCATTGCAGTGGTCTTGGCATGTGTT GTCATGTATGATGCTACTGGTGTAAGACTCCATGCTGGTCGTCAAGCTGAA TTATTAAATCAGATAGTGTGTGAGCTACCTCCAGAACACCCGGTTTCTAGTGTTAGACCTCTACGGGATTCACTTGGTCATACTCCATTGCAG GTTCTTGCAGGTGCAGCGTTGGGATGTATAGTGGCATACCTTATGAGTTCGAGTTAG